CCTGGGTTTTACGTAAAACTAACTCAGCTAAGGGACGAACGATGTCTGCATTCCGATGCAGCGTCTCGGCAATTAACTGATTCAACGGCTCAAGCGTTAAAGGTGTTAGGGTAATTTCCTGAAGTACTACCCCTTGTTTTCGCAGTCTCTCTAGCATTAACGCTAATGGATGCGTTGGCTTGACTTCATTATCTCGATAAGCTCCAATCAAAAATAATGATTGGGCTTGCTCATCCAGCAGCATCAACTCAATTAAATTCAGCGTCGCTGAGTCTATCCATTGCAAATCATCTAAGAATATCACTAGGGGATGTTTTTTTGAGCAAAATATCCGCAAAAATTGCCCAAAAATCCGATGAAAGCGATTTTGAGCTTCTGTTGCACCAACTTCTGGTACAGGCGGCTGCTTGCCGATAATTAATTCAACTTCCGGGATGATATCAATGATGATTTGTCCGTTGTTTCCCAAAGCTGTAAGTAACAGCGATCGCCACTGTTGCACTTGTTCGTCTGGTTCACTGAGCAATTGCTGCACCAATTTTTGCAGAGCATCTGCGATCGCACTGTAGGGAATATTGCGCTGAAATTGATCGAATTTACCCCAGATAAAATAGCCACGCTTTTGAGTGATTGGTTTATAAATTTCTTGCACTAACGCTGATTTGCCAATGCCAGCATAGCCAGATACCAACATCATTTCAACTTGGAATTTTGGGTTGTCGGTTTGTTGGGTTTGTAAAGTTGTTTCTGAATGATTTGGTAAAGCAGCAACGGGATTATCTTCTGGACACGCTACGCGAGCAAACGCCGCCAGTAACATTGCAACTTCCTGATCCCGTCCATAAAGTTTTTGGGGAATTTGAAAGCGATCGCAAATGTCTTGAAGTGCCAGTTGAATACTAGAGATTTGACCAGTTTGTTCTAATTGTTCAGCACAGATTTCTAAATCTGCTTTGATGCCCCAGGCACTTTGATAGCGTTCTTCGGCGTTTTTCGCCATCAGTTTGAGAATGATATCTGAAACTGGTTTGGGAATCGTCGTATTTATTTCATGAGGCGCAATTGGATGTTTGGCAATATGACAATGGACTAGCTCCAGCACGTCTTTGGTGGGAAATGGTAGTTGTCCGGTGAGCAGTTCGTAAAATGTCACGCCCAACGAATAGAAATCAGTCCGGTAATCGAGCAAACGGTTCATCCGCCCTGTTTGCTCTGGAGACAGGTAGGCGAGGGTTCCTTCTAAAACATGAGGGTTTTTGAAAGTCGGATTCGTGCGATTAAATTGGGTGGCAATTCCAAAGTCAATAATTTTGATAACGCCAGTATCGAGATTGAGGACTATGTTTCCAGGGTTGATATCTTTATGAATGACATTGGCTGCATGGATTCTGCCTAGAATGTTGGTGAGGGCGATCGCAAAACCTAGAAAAGTCGATAAAGGCATCGGGCAGAAAATATCTGGATGCTTGTGTATGAATTGCTCTAAGGACTCTGCCCCAAAATCTTCTAATATAATTACCAGAGTACGTTGATAGTCTTGCTGGCTATATGCCTTCACCACTCCTTCCAGTGTGAGGGAACGGATAATTTTATATTCTTGTCTGTAACGGGTTAGTTCTTGAGGTGAGGGATAATCTTGCTTGAGTATTTTTGCCACGATCCCTACTCCATCGTTTCTGATGCCTCGATAAACTAGAGAATTAGAACTTTCGTATATCTTGTCTTGAATGGCAATACCAGCTAGAGCAATCATAGAGCAACTCTTGAGAGGATGATCTGGCATAACTCAAACTATACACCAATTACTTGGCTATAACCCCAGAAGTGCGATCGCTATCCTACTGAGATACCATATCAAAGCTGTTTCTAACTCCTGTAGTGCTTTGTGATCGTGTGGCTTGAGTTCAGTTACCGCCAGTCCTTTGGTATGGTTTGCTAGGTAATTTGTTTCCACAGCGTTTACAAAAATCCGCATCTTGATCATGAAATTGCAAACCACAACTTAAGCAAACTGTTTCTACCTGATTTGTGGTTTTTACTAAACGCCTAATTAAATCGCCAACTTGCCAAGGAATTAACCCTACACCAGTCAAAATCATCAACACAGTTAATAATCTACCTACTTCGGAAATAGGTGTTACATCACCAAATCCGACAGTTGTCATGGTGACTACTGAGAAATAAAAGGCATCTAAAAAAGTTTTATAAGCTTGTGTGTTTACAGGATGTTCTACTTGGTAAATTAACCCAGAATAAACGAAGATGATAGTAAATAAAGTAAACAGTATACGAATGAAAATTATTCCATCTTCCGAACTGATACTGCCGAAGAAAAATCTACTATCGATGAATCTGATTAGTCGTAATATTCTAAACCAACGTAATATCCGAATAAAACTAATATCTACCCAACCTATGAAAAATGGCAAAATCGCCATTAAGTCAATAATTGAATAAACGTTAAATATATATTGCAGTTTATTTTCAGCACTCCATAAACGGAGGGCATATTCTACCGCAAAAATTACTAATATAATTTTATCTATTACATCTAACTGCCAACGAATAGAATCAGGTATGTTGTATGTTTGAGCTACAAAAATACCTGATGATAATAAAACCAAGGCAGCGATTATTAGATTAATCGCTTTGCCTAACGGGGTTTCTAGGTCTGTTAAGTAAAATTCAGTTTTCTTTCTACTTAGTAACATATTTAGAGATAACTGGTTAAATATGGTATTTTTACTGTTTAGGTTGCTGAATTATCTAGTTAATATGAATCAAGAATATTTTATGAGCCTAGCATTAGCAGAGGCAAAAAAAGGAGATTCTCCATATGGTGCAGTAATTGTCAAAGATAATCAAGTCGTGGCGATCGCACACAATACTGTTGGTAGGGATAGTGATCCTTCTGCTCATGCAGAAATTAATGTTATTCGTCGTTTAACTAGTAAACTACAAAGCTTTTCTTTAAAAGGTTATACCATATACACTACTGGCGAACCTTGCCCCATGTGTGCAGCAGCTTGTGTGTGGAGTGGAATAGCCGAGATTGTCTATGGTGCTTCAATTGAAGATTTAAT
Above is a genomic segment from Nostoc sp. MS1 containing:
- a CDS encoding ion transporter, whose product is MLLSRKKTEFYLTDLETPLGKAINLIIAALVLLSSGIFVAQTYNIPDSIRWQLDVIDKIILVIFAVEYALRLWSAENKLQYIFNVYSIIDLMAILPFFIGWVDISFIRILRWFRILRLIRFIDSRFFFGSISSEDGIIFIRILFTLFTIIFVYSGLIYQVEHPVNTQAYKTFLDAFYFSVVTMTTVGFGDVTPISEVGRLLTVLMILTGVGLIPWQVGDLIRRLVKTTNQVETVCLSCGLQFHDQDADFCKRCGNKLPSKPYQRTGGN
- a CDS encoding nucleoside deaminase, which translates into the protein MNQEYFMSLALAEAKKGDSPYGAVIVKDNQVVAIAHNTVGRDSDPSAHAEINVIRRLTSKLQSFSLKGYTIYTTGEPCPMCAAACVWSGIAEIVYGASIEDLIAANQAQIEISCEEIIAKSFRNIKVTKGILKQECLSLFQKPNNP